A portion of the Cryptomeria japonica chromosome 5, Sugi_1.0, whole genome shotgun sequence genome contains these proteins:
- the LOC131876323 gene encoding uncharacterized protein LOC131876323: MQRHPSITWSPCAAHCLDLVLEDIGKIGWVKKVVEDAKSVTKFIYNHTWVLALMRKYTNGKDLVRPGVTRFASHFITLQSILSAIPHLKQMFVSDAWLGSAYSKRPEAEKIVTIVFDDGFNKSGEELTAVTEPLVRVLRMVDGEGMPMGFIYEAMDRAKEAISHYYRGNARKCEIFWRIIDRRWTNQLHQPIHAFAYFLNPKFYFSDSFRADEEVMAGVITCIDKMTPDPELRDKVLDELEIYKSAEGRLFSSQLAIDRRGKQQPGKTFSNLVQQCKKKPTNLIVTFFSQF, from the exons ATGCAGAGGCATCcttcgattacatggagtccttgtgctgcacattgcttggacttggtgctagaggacattgggaagattggatgggtgaagaaggtggttgaagatgcaaaaagtgtcaccaaattcatctacaaccatacttgggtgcttgctttgatgagaaaatacacaaatggcaaggaccttgtgcgacctggagtgacacgatttgctagccacttcatcactttgcagagcattcttagtgccattcctcatcttaagcagatgtttgtgtcagatgcttggttggggtctgcatactccaaaagacctgaagcagagaagattgtgaCCATTGTTTTTGATGATgggttcaataaaagtggagaggagttgactgcg gtgacagaacctttggtgagggttcttcgtatggtggatggagagggcatgccaatgggtttcatttatgaggccatggatagggccaaagaggccatttcacattactatcgtggaaatgcaagaaaatgtgaaatcttttggcgcatcattgatcgtaggtggacaaaccaactccaccaaccgatacatgccttcgcctactttttgaacccgaaattctacttctctgattcatttagggctgatgaggaggtcatggcaggtgttattacatgcattgataagatgacacctgatcctgagttgagagacaaggttcttgatgagttggag atctacaaaagtgcagaggggagactcttctcatcacaactagcaattgataggagaggaaaacaacaaccaggtaaaacatttagtaacttagttcaacagtgcaagaaaaaacctacaaacttgattgttacatttttttctcaattctaa